From one Rosa rugosa chromosome 4, drRosRugo1.1, whole genome shotgun sequence genomic stretch:
- the LOC133742497 gene encoding putative RING-H2 finger protein ATL69 produces MSEAFVPVDSTPFLPPYVSQWENINFGFRLAWAEPDCGYCELTHRACRFENATSWQIGCSGRRGLSNAARTGLIIGLGIPGLVGISGLAMLITDRMRTRRQGNHTTMELSTVTNEQSPVVTAVAGLDAATIESYPKTQLGESVDLPSPNDKTCSICLAEYQPKESLRGIPVCNHYFHAICIDEWLRNNSTCPLCRNPPDRQ; encoded by the exons ATGTCGGAAGCTTTCGTTCCGGTGGACTCCACTCCATTTCTTCCACCATATGTATCTCAGTGGGAAAATATTAACTTTGGTTTTCGGTTGGCGTGGGCTGAGCCTGATTGTGGTTACTGTGAACTAACTCATAGAGCTTGTCGGTTTGAGAATGCTACAAGTTGGCAGATTGGTTGCTCTGGTCGAAGAG GTCTCTCAAATGCTGCAAGAACTGGCTTAATTATAGGCCTGGGAATCCCGGGGCTTGTGGGCATTTCTGGGCTTGCAATGCTTATAACGGACAGGATGAGGACCCGTCGTCAGGGCAACCACACAACCATGGAACTATCCACGGTAACTAATGAACAATCTCCAGTAGTCACAGCAGTGGCCGGCCTTGATGCTGCGACCATCGAATCGTATCCTAAGACTCAACTTGGTGAGAGCGTGGATTTACCTAGCCCAAATGATAAAACTTGCTCTATATGTTTGGCCGAGTACCAGCCCAAGGAATCTCTCAGGGGTATACCTGTATGCAACCATTATTTTCATGCTATATGTATAGATGAATGGCTAAGAAATAATTCGACTTGTCCGCTTTGTCGGAATCCACCTGATCGACAGTAA
- the LOC133743928 gene encoding putative RING-H2 finger protein ATL21A — protein MPLSLARQSSQTGSLALQLHRTLSLFHMPPLHIFFSFSLFFLFPQIARAASADCSISSCPNGPPVRFPFRLRRIQPPLCGYPGFDLSCNNQTLLTTLTLPGSGAFLVQRIDYKSQKLWIDDPNACLPKRLLSHPFSHHDTPFSVVGGSKNYTFLNCSSSQTTSTLLATATSISCLSGGEYTVYAVPSSAYYASAPAAAPSSSASPELCSVISTALVPREVMYEWEVNMAGEVTRGVAVTWSQPDCSDCEARGKNCGFDTDTGQNKIMCYDRKKSHVLPRGAKYGIIIGVGIPGLLFILAIANYIYSRFFGRRHQPSTDDLSTSTALQSTNIVVGLDAPTIESYPKTLLGESRRLPRANDNTCSICLGEYQPKEALRTIPECNHYFHANCIDEWLKLNATCPVCRKSPEGSSSVTPSSSVTPSSSVSSSTSSSLASVVQ, from the exons ATGCCTCTCTCACTAGCTAGACAGTCTTCACAGACAGGTAGCTTAGCTCTTCAACTCCACCGTACCCTCTCCTTATTCCATATGCCTCCATTacacatcttcttctccttctcactcttcttcctctttcctCAAATAGCGAGGGCAGCTTCGGCCGACTGCTCCATATCAAGCTGCCCTAACGGCCCACCGGTCCGATTCCCTTTCCGGCTCAGACGCATCCAGCCCCCTCTTTGTGGCTATCCAGGGTTCGACCTCTCATGCAACAACCAGACCCTACTCACCACGCTCACCCTCCCCGGCTCCGGAGCCTTCCTCGTCCAGCGCATCGATTACAAGTCTCAAAAACTGTGGATCGACGACCCCAACGCCTGCCTCCCCAAAAGGCTCCTATCCCACCCCTTCAGCCACCACGACACTCCGTTCAGTGTCGTTGGCGGTTCCAAGAACTACACCTTCCTCAACTGCTCGTCGTCTCAGACGACGTCAACATTACTGGCCACCGCCACGAGTATTTCTTGCCTCAGCGGTGGGGAGTACACGGTCTATGCTGTTCCCTCGAGTGCATACTATGCTTCTGCACCGGCAGCGGCACCGTCATCTTCGGCGTCACCGGAATTATGTTCGGTGATTTCGACTGCTTTGGTTCCGAGAGAAGTGATGTATGAGTGGGAAGTAAATATGGCTGGGGAGGTTACCCGCGGTGTTGCCGTGACGTGGTCGCAACCGGATTGTAGTGATTGTGAAGCCAGGGGTAAAAATTGTGGGTTCGACACAGATACAGGTCAGAATAAGATCATGTGCTATGACCGCAAGAAAAGCCATG TTCTCCCAAGAGGTGCAAAATACGGCATAATCATAGGTGTGGGAATACCAGGGCTCTTATTCATCCTTGCTATCGCAAATTACATCTACAGCAGGTTTTTTGGTCGCCGCCACCAGCCAAGCACAGACGACCTCTCCACCTCCACTGCTCTGCAATCCACCAACATCGTGGTGGGCCTTGACGCCCCAACCATTGAGTCATACCCCAAGACTTTGCTGGGGGAGAGTCGGAGATTGCCCAGGGCCAACGACAACACGTGCTCAATTTGTTTGGGCGAGTACCAACCCAAAGAAGCACTGAGGACCATACCGGAATGCAACCACTACTTCCATGCTAATTGCATAGACGAATGGCTCAAACTGAATGCCACGTGCCCAGTATGCCGGAAGTCACCGGAGGGGTCATCTTCAGTCACCCCTTCTTCTTCAGTCACCCCTTCTTCTTCAGTGTCCTCATCAACATCGTCTTCTTTAGCATCAGTAGTACAATAG
- the LOC133746357 gene encoding uncharacterized protein LOC133746357: MDPAFADEGHDGETVTIEEYLKDVEDQELEADLVLGGDEGKECTYNNGYMKRQAIFSCLTCTPDGNAGVCTACSLSCHDGHEIVELWTKRNFRCDCGNSKFGEFYCKIFPSKDIENVENSYNHNFKGSYCTCGRPYPDPDVEEQVEMIQCCFCEDWFHEEHIGLDSSDEIPRDGEGEPLYEDFICAACSKVCSFLRLYTRIILEARSQNNSSVKTGKDKEVIADEVPLACGSGKLENIPQSSTTNSESVSGGEVSLGENSGKNICSEQCATDADTRPTCAIGVDLAVASPVSESKPMFLSKNWRNALCRCEKCSEFYKQKHISFLIDKEDSIIEYEKMAKQKREEKLQQREGAELSMLDNLGHVEKIEILNGIADIKDELCSFLGSFDPSKAITSADVHQIFENLKKRRRVE; encoded by the exons ATGGACCCTGCGTTCGCGGATGAGGGCCACGACGGTGAGACCGTTACTATCGAAGAGTATCTGAAGGATGTTGAGGACCAGGAACTG GAAGCTGATTTGGTTTTGGGGGGCGATGAAGGCAAGGAGTGTACCTATAATAATGGGTACATGAAGAGGCAAGCAATTTTCTCATGCTTGACTTGCACACCAGATGGTAATGCTGGAGTTTGCACAGCTTGCAGCTTGTCTTGTCATGATGGCCATGAG ATTGTGGAACTATGGACCAAGAGAAACTTCAGATGTGATTgtggaaattcaaaatttggtgagttCTACTGCAAGATTTTCCCAAGTAAAGATATCGAAAATGTTGAGAACTCCTACAATCATAACTTCAAAGGTTCCTACTGTACCTGTGGCCGCCCCTATCCTGATCCAGACGTGGAAGAACAAGTAGAGATGATACAGTGCTGCTTCTGTGAGGACTGGTTCCATGAGGAACATATTGGTCTTGATTCCTCTGATGAG ATTCCAAGAGATGGAGAAGGTGAACCTCTATATGAGGATTTTATATGCGCAGCATGCTCAAAAGTTTGCTCCTTTCTAAGACTATATACTCGAATCATCTTGGAAGCAAGGAGCCAAAACAATTCTTCTGTTAAGACTGGAAAAGATAAAGAAGTTATAGCAGATGAAGTACCTTTAGCTTGTGGATCTGGAAAGCTAGAAAATATTCCTCAGAGTTCTACTACCAACTCTGAATCTGTGTCTGGAGGGGAAGTTTCACTTGGAGAAAATTCTGGGAAGAATATATGTTCAGAGCAATGTGCTACAGATGCTGATACACGTCCTACTTGCGCTATTGGAGTTGATCTGGCAGTTGCTTCCCCTGTTTCAGAGAGTAAGCCAATGTTTCTTTCAAAAAACTGGCGGAATGCTCTTTGCAGGTGTGAAAAGTGCAGTGAATTTTATAAACAGAAGCATATTAGTTTTCTAATTGACAAGGAGGACTCAATCATTGAGTATGAGAAAATGGCAAagcagaagagagaagaaaagttgCAGCAACGTGAGGGGGCAGAGTTAAGTATGCTGGATAACCTTGGCCATGTAGAGAAAATTGAGATTCTGAATGGTATTGCAGATATCAAAGATGAGCTTTGTTCTTTCCTG GGATCATTTGATCCATCGAAAGCAATCACATCTGCTGATGTCCACCAGATTTTTGAGAATCTAAAGAAACGCAGGCGTGTAGAGTGA
- the LOC133745727 gene encoding uncharacterized protein LOC133745727 — protein sequence MGNCMETCAQKQQEEDQMQQMQKQKGDEIRFGKEGINSGEDGKLRVKIVLTKEELQMLMLQLQDKGGKKSLEEVLEEIQKGRGKLVLVEEAWKPSLDSIMECPELFEDMDR from the coding sequence ATGGGAAACTGCATGGAGACATGCGCACAGAAGCAGCAAGAAGAGGATCAAATGCAGCAGATGCAGAAGCAGAAAGGAGATGAGATTAGGTTTGGGAAGGAAGGCATTAATTCGGGGGAAGATGGAAAATTGAGGGTAAAGATTGTGCTGACAAAAGAAGAGCTACAGATGTTGATGCTTCAGCTGCAAGACAAAGGAGGGAAGAAGAGCTTAGAAGAAGTTCTGGAGGAGATCCAGAAAGGCAGAGGTAAGTTAGTACTAGTTGAAGAAGCTTGGAAGCCTTCTTTGGACAGTATCATGGAATGCCCTGAACTATTTGAAGATATGGATAGATAG